The sequence ACAAAAAATTGATGATGACTTACCCGAATTAACAGAAGGCCTTGTCAGTTTATTATGGCCTCACTATTTACAGACCATTCCATCATTATCTATTGTTGAATTAGCGCCTGATATTCAAAAAATGAAAATGACGGATAAAATACCTGCCCAATTTGAAGTGCTTTCTCGCCCTGTCGGTCCTAAAAAAACAGTTTGTCATTATCGAACAACTCAAGATTTAACGCTTAATCCAATAAAAATTGTCGCTGTAAACTTAACGACTGAGCCCGATGGACGCTCAACGATCAGATTAAAATTTAAATGTAGTGAAATGATTAATTGGTCTGAAGTGAGTCTTCATGCGCTCTCATTTTATTTATCTGGAGATATTCCGACAACTAATGCATTGCATTTGGCATTAACTAAACAAATTGCAAAAACCTATCTAAAACTCCCCCAATCAAAAGATAGAATTGCGATCCCTCTTTATTTTTCACCGAGAGGATTTGAGAATACAGACACGCTTTGGCCTAAAGGAGATACCACATTTAGTGGCTATCAATTATTACTCGAATATTTTTCTTTTCGTGAAAAATTTATGTTTGTTTCACTTAATGGATTAGATGATATTCACTTCCCTGAAGAAACATCTGCATTTGAATTAGATATTGTTCTCAATACATTGTGGGATAACGCGCTTACATTAAATGAGGAAAATATTCGTTTACATTGCGTACCCGTTATCAATCTTTTTAACATAGAAGCCGATCCACTAACGATTAATGGGCTGGAAAGCGAATATTTATTACGACCACGCCGTATTCAAGATGGGCATACTGAAATATATAGTGTTGATAGTGTACATGGCTCTCAGCGTACAAATGAAGCGGTTTATGTACCTTTTACCAGCTTTCGCCATCGTGGTGGAATGTTACGGCATAATGCGCCTGAACGTTATTATCATACCCGAGTGAAACGAGGTGTGACAGGTCTTCATGATACTTGGCTTATATTAGGAGGAGAAAAACAAGCGATTGATTTAGCAACTCAGACAGAAACCCTATCATTGCAACTCACAGGGACTAATGGGCAATTACCTCGCAAAGCACTACAAAGTACTTTACTTGATAGAACAGAGCAAACCCTACAGATCCCAATAACAGTATGTAATTTGTGTAAGCCAACACTGCCTCTTTATCCCCCTTCAGAAGATCGCTTCCACTGGCGAGTGCTAAGCCACTTAGGTTCTAGCTTTCTAAACATGATGGATAATGCTGAAGTGCTACGAGGTACTCTCGCGCTTTATGATTGGCGAGATGATGATATGAACCATAGAAAACTCAATGCCATTATTCATGTCGAGCATCATTTAATTGAACGCTTTGAGAAAGGTTTTTTACAACGAGGTATTGATATCGAAGTCACAATTGATAGCAATGGTTTTAATGGTGAAGGTGATATTCATTTATTTGGTGAAATGCTTAATCGCTTTTTTGCACTTTATGCTGATGTTCATCTTTTTAATCAATTAACACTGATTATTTTACCAACAGGAAAACGCATTCAATGGAAAGAAAGCCACAATCCGCAGCTACCCCGTTAATTCAGATGTTAGGTGAAAAGCTACCTTATGTAAATTTCTATCGCTTTTGCCAATTACTTGAAAAATCCACCCCTGAATTACCTGAATTAGGCAGTTCTCATGACCCGAAAATGGATCCTATTCGCTTTCGCCCACATCGTGGTATGGGATTTCCTGCCTCTGAGATCAAAGGAACAGATCCTCTAGATAAATACCGAAAAAGTACCATACCAAGCTTACATACTACCTTTTTGGGACTTTATGGTATCACATCACCACTCCCAACATCTTATCTTGACGATATTGCGCAATACCGCGATGGCACAGATTCACTCACTGACTTTTTAGATATTTTTAACCATCGCCTTACCACCCAGTTTTATCGGATCTGGCGTAAATATTCTTATCCCGCAACTTTTGGAGAAGGAGGATCAGATAAAACATCGCAATATCTTTATGGTTTAATTGGCTTGGGTATTCCTGGTTGTGCTAATCATGTGCAATCACCTTTATCTCGCTTTTTGGCACTATTAGGGATCTTACGTTTACCGACACGTACAGCCGAAGGCATTAGCGCATTAGTAAAATTATTAGCACCATCAACAAAAGTCCGTATTACACCTCATGATCCACGCAGAATTGCACTCGATACTCCCACCATCATGTCGTGTTTGCAACCTATAACATTAGAAAATAAACCCGTTTTAGGTCGCTATGCTATTGATGTAAATAGCCAAGTATTAATCAAGCTACATACAGAAAATAAAGAAGAAGCAAAGGGCTGGTTACCCGATGGCAGCATTTATCAGGATTTTATGGCATTACTTCGCGTTTATTTGGGTTCAAGAGTTAATGCACGACTACGTTTAACATTACCTAGACATTTATTACCGGATGCAACCTTGAGCACCTCTAAAAAACAAGGAGTACAGTTAGGTAGAACTGCCGTCATGCGACCTCACAGTCAGATTGAAACACAACCAGCATCTTTTATCACCATTGGAATTGGTTTTTATCAATATCTAACTCCCCGCACTCAACATTATAAAAGTGATTCATATGGCAATTATCAATTTTAAATCGCAAACATTTCTTTCTTATCCTCTGCGACTAGTACTGTTATTTATCATAACGTTTGCAATCGCAGGTTGTGGTTTAACTCAAACTATCAGTGATGGTACGGTTTCTTTAACTAAATCTATTTTTTATAAGCAAATTAAAATATTGCATTTAGATTTTACCGCAAGAGAAGCACTTAATACTGATGATAATGGTTCATCACTTTCCGTCATTGTTCGAGTATTCCAACTAAAATCCGCTGATACTTTTAATGATAGCGATTATCTCTCACTGTTTAATCAAAATGATGATGTTTTAACCTCTTCTTTATTAGCGCAAAAAGACTTACGTATTCGTCCTGGTGAATCTATTTCTTTTGATATGGAGATGGAAAAAGAAACTGAATTTGTCGCTATTGCCATAATGTTTCATACGCCTGATGAAGCCAAAAATAACTGGCGGATTGTTATTCCTAAAAACGAACTCGATCCTGATAAAGCACGTAAAATTGTACTTGCTGAAAATACATTAACATTACAACCTTTGGATAAAAAATAACGATGTCACACCCTTCTCTCTATGAAATGCTAACAGGCTATTTTTCAGGTGGATTACCTATCGATTCTATCTCAGAAGAAGATCAGGTTATTCTTTCTGTTATGGATAACATTCGTCGAATATTAAATTCACGAGCAGGGACATTAAAACATCTACCTGATTATGGTTTACCTGATATGAGTAAAATAATACAAGGATTACCGGGAAGTTCACATAAAGTAATGTCTATATTATCAACAACATTATTAAAATATGAACCGAGGATAAAATCAGTCTCACTAAGTATATTACCTGAAAATGAATTTGGAAAGTTGTGTTATTCTTTAGATATTGAATTACATGAAAAAGGACTTATACGTTATGGTACTGAGTTTTCACCTGACGGAAGAATATTCCTTCACCATTTGAAAAAACAATTTTATTTATCATGATATTGTTTATTTCTGCTTATTTTTAATTTTCTTTAATTAGATCTTTTTTATATTATTGAACCTTCAATTAACTTGAGGAAACTATGAACTCTTACTTAGATTCACTTTCAATTGGAGGTGATCCTCGTGTATTTAATCAATTTCTTGCTATTAAAGAAGAACTTGATAAACGTTTTCACCCAGCCCGTCCAGATATTAATTGGCAATATGTCCATGAATTGTGTATTTCTTTATTTAATCAAAATGGTGTCGATCTTCAAACCGCCTCTTGGTTTGTCATATGCCGCCAGAATCAAGCTGGACTTGATGGTTTAAATGAAGGGCTTTACCTTATTCACAAAATATTGACTCAACATTGGCAAACATTATGGCCAATACAAACACATACCCGTATCAATATTCTTTCGTCCTTAAGCCAACAGTTAATCTTAGGTATTCGTGGGACGACGTTTGTTTATTCTGACTTGCCTATTCTTTATCAAATAGAAGAATTATTAAAGAATATTAATCATCATTTTAAAACATTAGAAATTAAACATCTTGTTCAGTTTGATTATCTAGAGAACTTAATTATTGCTCAAGCTAGGCAATTAGAGAATGCCGATACATTAGATAATAATTTTAATTCTCCCGAATTATCTCCTACTATTAATAAGGAAGATAAGAACCCGACTAAAATTATCGATATTGCTTTATCTACATCATCTCCCTCTTCTAATACTAATGAAAGTATTGAATCACCAAAAACTTATATCTCTTCCTCAATATCATTAGAACCCTCTATGAAAAAGACATCTCGACAAGAGTTATGGCGGGGAGTTTTAATTGGTGCAATAATCAGTAGTTTATTCTTTTTTATTCTATTTTATTTCTGGTTATCTGAATTAAAAAATAATGATCTGACAGATGCTTTTCCTTATATTCCAACCATTAATGCCCATGCAGGCTCTCTTATTGAACAACAAACTGCAAATGGTCAACATATAACAAAGACACTCAATTCTGAACAGATTGATATAATCCAACAACGTTTAGATGAACTCACATTACTTTCTCCCATATGGGCACAGCGTTATGGACTCGAAATCATTACTTATTTGAACGAACAGTATGAAGATAATACAGAGCTTTTATCGTTTACACAGCTTTGGAAAAATAATCTAAAAATAAATGCCACCACAGATGAACAACTCAATCAATGGTCTAAAGGTATGACTGAACTCGATGGATTAAGCCAAAGATTAGATAGCTTTGATGGTAATCCTAAAAGTTACATTACAGGCTCTGAATTAAAATCGATCATTTTCAAAGCTCGTCAACATTTCAACCAAGCAAAACCTTTAGAAGAAGAGCTACGATTACTTGAAAAACAACCGACTCAAAATACAGTTTCAGACTATGAGTACCAACAAATAGACAATCATTTTAAACAATTATTGAATCGATATGCGTTATTACGTTCTGAATAAGGAAACAATATGTACTTGATAAGAAATTTAACAGCTATTAGCATTGTTAGTTTATTAAGTGGTTGCATTATGGGTTCTCCTTATGGAGGCGTTATTTTTGTTGGCCCCATAGATTTAATTAGAGCAACCTTAGACGCCAAAGAAGAAAGAAACAAAACATCTCAAAATACTCAATCAAAACCTGTTATTTATTATAAAAACGAACCAAGAACAGTAACGGTTGCAGATATCACATTAAATCAAGAAGATATTTTTTATTCTAAAAACAATATCGGCTCCATTAACTTTACATTTCCTGATGAGGATGAATACAAAATTATATTAGGGCTTAATTATCAAAATGAAAAATACCAGAAACTAGAATCTAAAATAAATTTACTTATGAATAATAGAGAAAATAAATTACCATTAATTGATTATGGAAAAAGAGATATTCGCTATCCTGATTATAAATTATCCTATATTAGTCTTTATATTTTTAGCGAAAAAAACACTTTTAAATTAAATATAACCCTTACTAACTCTCAATCAGAAAAAGAACTTAGCAAAAATGAAGATGTAATAATTAAAAATGAACACTCAATATTAAAATCAAAAATAACAATAGATGATAAAGATTATAAAATCGACAAAGTCACCTATTATTAATTTAAGTATAAATATTCAAAAACACGAGTAAAATCACGTATATTTAATCACTAAAATAATAAATTAATTAATAAAATTTATCTTCATTACAAATACGTATTAATAAAGTATACCTCACTTACATTCTATTTAAATAAACATAAAAATGTTTGTTATTTTATTGGCATTGGTTTCTTTTAGTGTTCAAGCATTGATTATTAATGAAAATAATCTTAAAGATATGCAGAACTTATTGATTAAAAACGGCGCTATAAATCATATAATAGGTACAACACTCTGCCATTAAATACACAAAAGCCATTCTATAATAAGATGGCTTTTTTACTATTATATATTGAATATTTAAAAGTAAAATTCTAATTAAAATAACGATAGAAGGAAAAATGTATTTATTTCAACTCAATATCAACAAGTCACATACCAATGCTATTTTTAAACTATTTTATTCTTTCTAAATATGACTATTTCACTTGGTTGAGTTATCGATTGTTTATCTTCAAAAACCATAAAATCTATTTTCTTAGCCTCTAAGATAAGGCTTTGAGGTGTGACATCTAGTATATAAGAAATAGTAATCAATTGATCTACTGTTATTTTTAAATGTCCATCTTCCAATTGAGAATAATGTAATATACTTATTCCTAATCTTTCAGACATCTCATTCTCTGTTATTTTCAATTGTCTTCTTATCATTTTTATTCTATTCCCAATTTTGGTGTTAACCATCCCTTTACTCTCCTTCTTTCATTAGATGATTACATCGATAAAAACACCGAGTTATAGTTAATAAACAATAAAAACATAAAGTGAAAATATTTAATTATGAGTTATTGAATAACAGTAACACTACTTACTTTCACTAATTCTGTTAATAAGGTTATTCCGATATTTTAAATTTAAAATAATTTACATTTCTATCTATTATTTAAATTTACATCAAATTAAGAATAACACCATAGTATTAAATATTGAATAAGGATTTAATACAGATCAATAAGTTAGCTGGTTTTTAGTTATGGTTTTATTAAAGCAGAGAAAGTGACTTCAAACAAAAACATACAGATGATATCAATGTTCTTTTGTGAGTATATTTATCATTAATATATAAACAATACATAATATAAAAATACATCTTGTTTTTTTATTTTATTACTCCATTCCAAATGAAATCATACACTTACTTTGTTTTATTATTCTTTATAATATTTTAAATAATCAATGAATTAGATACATTCAACATTGCCGCATAGAATTTATCATTGAGTGAAATAAAAAGAATATAAATCTTATAAAATGGAAAATATAAAGATTATTCATTTTTTATTTTATTATGATTGATATTACTGACTTAGTCGATTATTCAGCACCATTTTTCATTAATTAGAGACAATAAATTCAGTCATGATAAAAAATATACAAAAAAGCCCTCGAATTGAGGGCTTTCTAAACAAAATGGATTAGAACCTATACAGACTAAACGGTTTTGGATCTAGAACAGGTTTTTTGCCAAGTAATAAATCAGCCGTTAATTCTGCTGATACAGGGCTTTCTGTCATCCCCCAACCCGTTGCCGTATTAATCACTAAACCCGGATACTCTTTAACTTCTGAGATAATTGGGTTTTCATCTGGTGCAATAGCCATCGCACCGCTCCACTGATCAATTAATTTCGATTCTTTAAAGGCAGGGAATTCTGCTTTTAATTTTTCTAATGAAGCATTTAACTCAGGTAAATCAGGCAATGCTGTCATATTTCTAAATTGTTCAAACGGAGAAACTTCATCTAAGTTCCAATGTGTTGATTGCATAAATGAATTGATTAATTGTTCATTTAAAGAAATATGCACAGGGAAATCAGGTAGTGCTAATAATGGTAGATATTTATAACCATAAGTGAAGGATTCTTTCACCACTGGTGCCACAATGACACGAGGAGATGTTGCATAAGTACCATCAGCTTGTTCACGGAAGAAAATACCGCCCGGTAAAGCGACGTTGCCACCTGGTGCCGTTGGTGAACCACTGATTAGCTGTTGAGACTGATATGCAGGTAATGTTGGAACATCAACATTGAGGTTTTGCATAAATAAGCGCGACCAAACACCACCAGCAACAACAACTTGAGATGTTTTGATTGCACCTTTTTCAGTGACAACATCAGAAATCACACCAGCTTGTGTTTCTAAGCCACGAGCCGCACATTGTGTGTAAATTCTAACGCCGATTTTTTTAGCGTATTCAGCCATAACGAAGGTTGCAACTTCTGGATCGAAGCTACCCGAATCTTCTTCAAAACCGGCAATTTTCCAATCCGTTGTCGCACCGCGAAGACGTTGATTTAATTCAGCACCTTCAATAATTCTGGTTTTAAATGGAATATCGGAGCCAACATTCTTACTTCTCTCGTCAATCCATTTTCTTACATTTACTAAATCTTCTTCATCAAGAGGAACTTCTACACGGCCTTGAGTACGATAAGTAGTATCAATACCTACTTTCGCATTCATTTCACGCCAGCGATATTTACCTAAATGGTGTAATAAGAATGTTTCATCTGGCATTTTATAGCTAATTGCTTGGCCGTAGAATCTTGAAGATTGCTCACCCGCAATATTACCTTTCTCAACAATCACAACAGATAAACCTCGCTCTACAAGGTTAATGGCTGTCATAATACCAAGAATACCAGCACCAATAACAACAACGTCAGCCTGTTTTGGTAAAGCACCTTCCGTGCCTTCAACAAAACCATGTCTTGGCGTACCTGGGACAAAGCGCCCTTCGCGAGTTAGCATTGGTGTTAGAATACCCACGCCAGCGGCAGCAGCCACTACGGTCCCACCAATGATAAATTTTCTTCTAGATATCGCCATTTTACACGTTCCTTTTACTCAATGAATTATTAACATTAAAATAATAACGATATCTTATTTCATTTGTAAACTATTAGTAAAGCATTTGTAAACCCATTCATCTATTTTTTTCTTAAAAACCCACACTATTTAACCTGCTTATACAAAGAGGGTCATTAATTATCACTCTGTTTTTTATAGATTATTTTAACACCCCAAGTAAAATAGAAGCTTAACAGGTTAGTTATTTATTTTATTTTTCAACAGAAATATAAAATTTTTCACTATTAATGCTCTATAACCTATTTGTTAAAAATGGATTTATGACACATTCAAACTGCAAATAAACAAGCTAAATCAAACAAATTGATTAACAAATAATCCACATTTTATTACGTCAGTTGATCTTTTCGTCTGCCGATTTATGTATAATTTATTGCTCACAAAGGCTCTGTAATAACAACTCAACCTGAAGACACCATTAACACAACGGTTATATCAACTCATACGCAAATAGCCCTGTTTTAATGGAAAACAGTCAATTTATCCCGCCTTTATTAATAATCTCAATGCAGATATTAATGAATTATTGGCTCGATATTATCTCCTTTAAAAAGAAACTAAAGCGCTAGAATTAAAGCCGTATTCATATTAAAGAAGAAAAGAATCACAAATGATATTGTCTATTATTAAGAATGGATGTTAGATTGACATAAGAAAGATTAAGCATTATCACGAGATCATAATTATTTTCACAATAAAAGTGATGCATTTCTCTTTCTTATTCTTATTATTCTTATCATTTCTTATGGGTGATATAATATTAGAAATAAAATTCAAAGATAATAAAAAAAATAAAACACCCTTTATCAAAACCATTATAACCCACTGTTATAATTAAAGAAAAAAGTTAGACTAACCTTTATTACAAATAATCCGATTAATATAAATTATAATTTTCAGAATAACTAACATATAAACAATTTTCATATTTGTATATTTGCAAATATTGCTGACTATGTCTTATTTTGGGTTGACCATAATAAACAGGAATATCGAGTTTATCTGTATACTCTCTTAATTGTTTATAGGCTTTATTCCAATCATTAATAGAACAAAACGTCACACCTCCTTCTCTAAAACCACGGTCAATAATTCCATCACCTGAAAAAAAATAATTACTTGATATTCTAGGTACTGATTTAATAATAGATGAGGTATTTAATAAATATGAAAATAGATTATATCTTTTATAACAATAATCTCTTTCTTTCGTTTTCTGAAAATCAACAACAACCAGCAATAT comes from Proteus vulgaris and encodes:
- the tssG gene encoding type VI secretion system baseplate subunit TssG, yielding MERKPQSAATPLIQMLGEKLPYVNFYRFCQLLEKSTPELPELGSSHDPKMDPIRFRPHRGMGFPASEIKGTDPLDKYRKSTIPSLHTTFLGLYGITSPLPTSYLDDIAQYRDGTDSLTDFLDIFNHRLTTQFYRIWRKYSYPATFGEGGSDKTSQYLYGLIGLGIPGCANHVQSPLSRFLALLGILRLPTRTAEGISALVKLLAPSTKVRITPHDPRRIALDTPTIMSCLQPITLENKPVLGRYAIDVNSQVLIKLHTENKEEAKGWLPDGSIYQDFMALLRVYLGSRVNARLRLTLPRHLLPDATLSTSKKQGVQLGRTAVMRPHSQIETQPASFITIGIGFYQYLTPRTQHYKSDSYGNYQF
- the tssF gene encoding type VI secretion system baseplate subunit TssF; amino-acid sequence: MDDLTLRYFDAEMRYLREAAKEFAQAHPDRAAMLDLDKAGTPDPFVERLFEGFAFSMGQLRQKIDDDLPELTEGLVSLLWPHYLQTIPSLSIVELAPDIQKMKMTDKIPAQFEVLSRPVGPKKTVCHYRTTQDLTLNPIKIVAVNLTTEPDGRSTIRLKFKCSEMINWSEVSLHALSFYLSGDIPTTNALHLALTKQIAKTYLKLPQSKDRIAIPLYFSPRGFENTDTLWPKGDTTFSGYQLLLEYFSFREKFMFVSLNGLDDIHFPEETSAFELDIVLNTLWDNALTLNEENIRLHCVPVINLFNIEADPLTINGLESEYLLRPRRIQDGHTEIYSVDSVHGSQRTNEAVYVPFTSFRHRGGMLRHNAPERYYHTRVKRGVTGLHDTWLILGGEKQAIDLATQTETLSLQLTGTNGQLPRKALQSTLLDRTEQTLQIPITVCNLCKPTLPLYPPSEDRFHWRVLSHLGSSFLNMMDNAEVLRGTLALYDWRDDDMNHRKLNAIIHVEHHLIERFEKGFLQRGIDIEVTIDSNGFNGEGDIHLFGEMLNRFFALYADVHLFNQLTLIILPTGKRIQWKESHNPQLPR
- a CDS encoding VasL domain-containing protein encodes the protein MNSYLDSLSIGGDPRVFNQFLAIKEELDKRFHPARPDINWQYVHELCISLFNQNGVDLQTASWFVICRQNQAGLDGLNEGLYLIHKILTQHWQTLWPIQTHTRINILSSLSQQLILGIRGTTFVYSDLPILYQIEELLKNINHHFKTLEIKHLVQFDYLENLIIAQARQLENADTLDNNFNSPELSPTINKEDKNPTKIIDIALSTSSPSSNTNESIESPKTYISSSISLEPSMKKTSRQELWRGVLIGAIISSLFFFILFYFWLSELKNNDLTDAFPYIPTINAHAGSLIEQQTANGQHITKTLNSEQIDIIQQRLDELTLLSPIWAQRYGLEIITYLNEQYEDNTELLSFTQLWKNNLKINATTDEQLNQWSKGMTELDGLSQRLDSFDGNPKSYITGSELKSIIFKARQHFNQAKPLEEELRLLEKQPTQNTVSDYEYQQIDNHFKQLLNRYALLRSE
- the tssJ gene encoding type VI secretion system lipoprotein TssJ; its protein translation is MAIINFKSQTFLSYPLRLVLLFIITFAIAGCGLTQTISDGTVSLTKSIFYKQIKILHLDFTAREALNTDDNGSSLSVIVRVFQLKSADTFNDSDYLSLFNQNDDVLTSSLLAQKDLRIRPGESISFDMEMEKETEFVAIAIMFHTPDEAKNNWRIVIPKNELDPDKARKIVLAENTLTLQPLDKK
- the tssE gene encoding type VI secretion system baseplate subunit TssE; the protein is MSHPSLYEMLTGYFSGGLPIDSISEEDQVILSVMDNIRRILNSRAGTLKHLPDYGLPDMSKIIQGLPGSSHKVMSILSTTLLKYEPRIKSVSLSILPENEFGKLCYSLDIELHEKGLIRYGTEFSPDGRIFLHHLKKQFYLS
- a CDS encoding NAD(P)/FAD-dependent oxidoreductase, with protein sequence MAISRRKFIIGGTVVAAAAGVGILTPMLTREGRFVPGTPRHGFVEGTEGALPKQADVVVIGAGILGIMTAINLVERGLSVVIVEKGNIAGEQSSRFYGQAISYKMPDETFLLHHLGKYRWREMNAKVGIDTTYRTQGRVEVPLDEEDLVNVRKWIDERSKNVGSDIPFKTRIIEGAELNQRLRGATTDWKIAGFEEDSGSFDPEVATFVMAEYAKKIGVRIYTQCAARGLETQAGVISDVVTEKGAIKTSQVVVAGGVWSRLFMQNLNVDVPTLPAYQSQQLISGSPTAPGGNVALPGGIFFREQADGTYATSPRVIVAPVVKESFTYGYKYLPLLALPDFPVHISLNEQLINSFMQSTHWNLDEVSPFEQFRNMTALPDLPELNASLEKLKAEFPAFKESKLIDQWSGAMAIAPDENPIISEVKEYPGLVINTATGWGMTESPVSAELTADLLLGKKPVLDPKPFSLYRF
- a CDS encoding helix-turn-helix domain-containing protein → MVNTKIGNRIKMIRRQLKITENEMSERLGISILHYSQLEDGHLKITVDQLITISYILDVTPQSLILEAKKIDFMVFEDKQSITQPSEIVIFRKNKIV